The genomic stretch acctagtaaattgggaatgcattatttggcctatataagagccttcatcagatattaaacagacATCAGATATCAgagaacaactgaaatttgaagaacacaaatgaatatttgaagagttaatattttctcgttttgcgctataatccaaagttgattatcgtcatctacatgcatgctctggctattattacgtgtttgcgtcgctaagtgtttggctatggttatgcagaacgcaaatgacggcgcgatgcgattcggcaagacgaaatgtgttgaaatgtatagctctacttcgccttaagaagagctgtacatttcaccacggtaaggcgaatcgcatcgcatgtgcatattacaattcggcagcacttcaacttctcatttgcgaaaatttttaaaaatattcaataaaatagattcaaaatatcaaacaaagtgaaattacaatacttccaatgaacggtcaacgtttatttactagaaaaaatgactgacacgcaagcaaccgggttatctttcttgtaaaagtattctacttcaaccttgcggtcgtggctttgcatacaaccttcctgtgattttttcgcgTTTGTTGATACGCCCTTACTAACTTGGCAATTGAATACCGCAAATTCAGGTGTCTTTAGtggaaaattgtttcttaaattgatgaatattggtagcaaggtatgtagcattgccatatttCTGATTTAAATGCATCTAAATGATATAttatgagatgcgataatttttatgcctTCTACTCATTttctacgaacatcgttctaaactgagtcagagttgctcagtttatgagttattatttacgagcgtgtacaTCATGGTATTGACAAGGcgctaaaaaattagattctaCACGCTCCTTTAATATTACTCTAAATTGAGCAACTTTGACTCAGTTTTACATTGTCTATtgaaacgtcaaaaattgagttagtttcgtttaccgaactgagtaacagttactcagattgtcataattttctgctttacttttttttgagtggtattgaaaatattcaaaatcgtttcgctaaaaataagttgttgtttggaaaaacgtgttgtattgttgtttgaaaaaagtgttttttattcGTGTATTAGAGTTCCTCCAAATATGGGAATGGTTATGGATTTTTTGGCATGTGTACTATTGAAAACCTCAAATCACAGTTCCTGGGTAACAGTGAACCGTATTGCTGCGGTTTTTAATGAAGCTGCTAAGGCAGAAGATACACTAATGATTTGATAAGGTTTGTTTTTTATTACAGATATGTATATGCAAaatacagatttgaaaaaaaaactagtgattttgttataattttatgGAACAATCCTCTGGCAGTTTCATTCATCAATGGGATCATAAGTCAAAACGAGCAAACTGAGTagcttttactcagttttaTTTCAAAGCGTTTTTTAAGAAGAGGGTGATTCCTACTAAATTTCTGACACATGGTGACTCTACCCATAAATGATTAATATCATAAAAACTCTGTTCAGAGTAGGTTCACTTTTAACGAAAGTGAGTGACATCTCACTCGGTTTAGAGTTAAATTTGACGAGCATGTAGGCCtaaactagcaatactcagagggagagatatgcgaagagagtgttgtgggatggcaacatgctatctctttctatgttgaatgagtgaagagtCTTCCCGACTAAAGTGAAAAGTATATGGAACTTTTGCTGCGCGCCTGCCtcggggctttatttttaaataaagcctCGATATGTTGTctactgtcaaacgtgtagggtttagatagggctgccatccccttggttgtgagccaaacgaacataaCAAAATTCGAGCCGAACGAAccagaaaggtaacacattgaaaggtattgctaTAAGGTTCAATAcagaatattttaatttttacacgtttttcatgttctattgctGAAACATTAATTGAGAATGCTTCAAAGTTGCTTCGTCGgtgtgatttttaactggtgattcacaaaccctttgtatggtctacagaataatgatgaaagtatatataattaaacataaacataaaatttaacaccttcacggtttttgtgatgcactttatcattctccaggacttccaccgtcaccatcagttatacgagtcgaataaaaaagttagtaaacattgcgctttgagaaaagatctggcacctctaatatgtgaaacctagttgccaaatcagcgttTTTTTTcgtcgcttatctctctctctctctgaggatctctagcctaaacacaatggatatgttgcggctgcgtttgcggcaatttgacaattagcccatacattttctgtcaaattacgttaacgcaacgcaaacgtaaccatatccattgtgtttggccgtttacatactgacgcgttctgcgttgcggagacaGTTCGCCTCGCCGTGGGTTAATCTACAGcgctaagtagagctgtacactAACCCACGGCAAAGCGAACCGCCTCCGCAAGgcagaacgcgccagtatgtGAACGGCCTTTGGCCCTTCTGTCAGCTGTGATAATCCGCAAAAAGGCATTCCatgattttttattgttgtatgaaGGATTTGCACTCGCGATAGTAGAGTcgcagagaacagacgttcatcttattttcgaAGGATGTGTAAAAgtttgcaaccgtcatttaatCGTAAGTGGTAATGATCCCGCTATAGACtttcctatctgcgctagtatcTGGTCTACACCAAGCTCTATTTGGTGCTCGCGCCAGTGACAAatctgatatcgataaaatatcgatacggcaatatttatgcagtgcaactggggcaccacaagacagatgtcgttaatgtattaacgtattttaaTTGTCTGTgctagagctaccgatcggataacatctGTTTTTCACGCTTTGCGACCGGATTGTAGCCAAGTTGcgaccgatcgaacatacatacccaggcaaacagacgtaccacgaaatttattttcgaggatcaaaataacggtcaattcaaataagtttcagttatgcggaatattcccgTCGCAGCAACGATAATGTTCTTAGAATTTTGTacggagtggtacgtctgttagtctgtggtgtaGCTACACCAGCACTAtccaggggtggcattgcgcagctcgattcaaaCGATTTTCGAGTACGTCATatactgccagttttgcttTAAGCTCAAAAGGAGCGGTCATTGTTATTTGTCcttcggctcatctaacccgcaaagtcgaaaaaaaaaactgggaaaAGGAACATAACGCtcaccagcgatcatttagttttgttcgagttgctcgaaacgaaatgctaAATGTCAccccagctttttacgcgccataatggcggacgctataatgcaaagttcgtaataaattacccacccttttgacaactctgcttacgtcagtttgtagtcttcatatattttatcGAAAGAGAAATATATATGGTAACATTTGCGTTGCCAATTTCacagaaatcgcaaatctgacgtaagcagagaggttcgcatattacgaacacgcattatagcgaccgccattaaggtgcgtaaaaagctggatacttTTACCTTGCAGCTGTGTTTTGCTGTTCCGGACTATACCCGAAAGAAACAGTGTGTAATTTGAAAAAACCAACAACAAAATAAATGCTCTACGACACAATGGCAGCTGAGTGTAATTTTTCCGTCATTGTTATTTCCGAGCTGCAAAGCGTAATCCGGGACGGTGTGGCACCTTCGCAAAAACGGATTCGTCATTAGTTATTTTGATGACTGTGCACAGCAAGGCTGTTTTACGCCCATTAAAAAGATCACGCTTGACAGCCCCAGgaatgccaggtcatttttccaaATGTCTTCACGTTCCAATAtaaaatgtcttcacatgtcttcCAACCCGAGATGGCCCGTTAGGACCGACCAAAGACTGAAACAGTTACCGGCAAATAAAAAactgtcaagcaaaaaaaaagaaaaaaagaccaCCTCTGCAAAATGCGATCATATCACATATTTTCTAACGTCtttacatatttttgaatttcttcCATTTGTCTTCACAAACAAAGATGTCTACGCCGCAGGGTAAATGTTTTCCATTTGAAGAAaagtcttccaatctggcatcgctggacAGCCCCATCATCTCATTTTTTGTAAATGGGGCGAATAAAACTGTCGCTAGCTCGCTACTGTCAGATTgcgaagagagagagagttttCGCTCCTTCGCTATTTCTGAGCTGGCTGTCATGTGAGATCTTTTTTCTTTCGAAATCGCCAGTTTTCCATTGATACTACGGTTTTAAGTACACCATTAGGAACCAGCAGCAAGCATTCGCTTAGTAGTGGATGAGAGCCTGAGCAGCCGACGAGTAGAGTTGTAACAGCAGCAGATTGTGAACTCCAATTTTTCTCCGGTACGGAACAGATTTATTGTACCCTTATTTCGGTGTTCGAAGGATTCCCTTTTAACAATTATATATAATTCCGGCTTCAATTGTTATAATTTCGACTTGGCAACCATATTTTCGCAGGTGAATTCGTATCATAGTACCCTGACAAAATGGCCCTAAGCGACGCAGATGTCCAGAAACAGGTGAGTAACTATCCCAGGGAACTGGTACATAGCATGAGCTAATTTCACATTTAATTCTCGATATTCATTATCTGGTTAGAGTTTTGCAGTTTATCAtgaaatttgagtttttcacCCATTGTAAAGTTTGATTGAAGTGCTGAATAGAGTCAAAAGCTCGATATATAAGCGGATTTTCTTCGTAATTCGTTTTGTTCAgtgttaaattgatagattcTGATTGGACTGTACCATGTTAGACAAGAAATCCTggagttttattgaaaaaataaaaattttacattTGCTCTTGGTCACGGGATCAACTATCATGTGAAACAATTGACAGCGCATtgagtgtgtatgtgtattTATTTAGAGGAATATCAAATTGCACTCTCTGGCTGCAATACTACTGTAACAGCAGTATTTTATTCGATGTTTAATTGTAGACAACAGGTGAACATTAGGCATCCAAAAAACAGATTTATGATTGGAAATCTCAAAACCAACTATTTTGAGTTAAATGTGGAGTTGAACGAGACAAGTGTCACATGACCAATACAATCGCAACTTTCAGAGTCATGTTATTGATGCCCATTTCCAATGCAGGCATTGAAATTATAGTCTGAATTATAATTCAATAATTATTCATCAAATACATAAATCATTCAATGAAATACGAAATATCCTGTTAATTTTAAAACGCAATGAATACCTAATGTTGATATTTCTTTTCTATATTTCGAGTTTTATATATGCATATAGTGTCATAAAATGGTTTGGTGTCTTCAGTCCCAATTTCTGAgaaatgatgaaaaacaaatttaaataattcGACAATGTATCATTTCAGATCAAGCATATGATGGCCTTCATTGAACAGGAGGCCAACGAAAAAGCGGAAGAAATTGACGCCAAAGCCGAAGAAGAGTTCAATATCGAAAAGGGTCGTTTAGTGCAGCAACAGCGTTTAAAGATCATGGAGTACTATGAGAAAAAGGAGAAACAAGTAGAGCTGCAAAAAAAGATTCAATCCTCGAACATGCTGAATCAGGCTCGTCTAAAGGTATGTTGATTGATTTGACTTTGGTTCATTTTTTTGTACAATTCATTTTTCAGGTGCTCAAAGTACGCGATGATCACGTCGCCAACGTACTCGAGGAATGCAGACGTCGGTTGGGGGAAGTCACCCGTGACCAAGTCCGTTACGGTGAGGTTCTTTCCGCTCTCATCACTCAaggtttgcttcaggtaatctTTCAGCCAGATTATTGTTCTTACAAGTTGCAGCAATTTTTGCGTTTCGTCATTATAGCTCATGGAAGCCAACGTGTTCGTACGAGGTCGCCAGGCCGATGCTCAGTTGATTCAGAATGTTCTACCGTCAGCGGTTGCAGCATACAAAAAAGCATCCGGTAAAGAAGTCGAAGTAAGACTCGATACGGACACATATTTACCGGCGAACACTACTGGAGGAATCGATCTGATCACTCAGTCAGGTCGCATCAAGGTATGTTTTATCTAACGTTCTTTCTAGTTCGAACCTTAACAATACGTCTTTCAATGAAGATCTCCAATACTTTGGAGTCTCGATTGGAGCTCATCGCCCAGCAGCTGGTACCAGCAATCCGTAATGCTTTGTTCGGGCTTAACGTCAACCGCAAATTCGCCGATTAAACAGTATCCACCATGCAGCAAAAAGTGTGTTTCGTCACCCCAAGCAGTTTtccttattttcatttttttctggcCAAAGCAAACTTTCATAGGGGAAGTTCAAAACAAAGTTCAGCATGAGTTCGAGGCAATTACACGCTAAGGTCAGTTCCATCAGATTCTAAGTTTATGCTGTATTATGCCCACGAGCTGTTGTGTTTATGTAACCGAATAAAACCATACCTTCAGACGGCCGCAGAATCGACATATAACCACGCTGTATTCTACTCAAAACCTTTTACTGTTGTTCTGCGTCCTCCAAAATTCCACCATCTTTCCATCCGGAGGGGGTTCTTTTACGTTATTCGGGGGCCGTCTTTTGGTAGTGGTTTTGCTTCCATGTTATTAAAACATACATttacaaacaaaaatattaatcTGTTTTTGCGATTtgctatttgtttatttgattgtATATCATTTAATAGTTTAGAAACTTGTTTTATTTCATATCGCTTTAAGAAAAATCTTGTTGTTTAGTGAAATATAAACTGGCGTTAGGGATAATTGATTTTAAGTCGCAGAATCGAAACTATaggaataaaataaatatcgaCGATACACATTCCTTTGGTTTTTGGTTCAGTACGGTTCAACGATAGGCTGTGTAATGGATTTCTGCCATAGTTGTTCCTACGTTCAATTATGTATGGTTCGTTTCCGCTAATTTATCCATCTATTCGGCTTGCATGAAAGAATATTATTCCATCCACGACTAACTGAGGGAATGTCaataattgaaaacaattgAATCAACGTCATTTTGGTGGATTTCGAGGTTTCTAGACAGTAACGTCTAAAGTTTTCGAAGCTCATGCTACAGCATCTTGCTTCGCTTACACCAAAATTTCAACAaaagaaactttgctgaatgtTGAAGCAATAGCATGAACTATAAAAAGTTTAGTTGATACCGGTCATCTAGCTACCGTGAATTTATCAGTATCGGTGTGTGAgttacgcaaaaaaaaactattttcagtTCATATTCGTCAACAATAAGATCTGTTGAAAAAATGTTAACCGCAAAGCACTGCAACAATCGAGCCGAATATTGGTATATATTGGCATGttaaaaaaatcccaatttaaCTGCGAAATTAATTTTAAGCTAACATTAGCAGGTACAGAGTATGTAAAAGATAACATGTAATTATTATATAGATATTGTTGTAATCATAATGAgtataatagttaaaatataatGCATATAAATTGATCAATAATACATCCGTAattgaaagttaaaaaaaaaacttaacaaTAATAACTAGGCTATCGTTTGGGAGACGCTTTCGATGGTATCAATTAAACGACAAATATGTATATTCGTAAACACATTTTGACCCAATCATGTAGcggatttttaattttgtttcacTAGTGTTGCACCGGCCCACTTAGTTGGTGGGAACCAtcaatcaatttaaaatttgtaaaacacACAATACAATAAACTGAGTTTAGTGATTCAAATGGAATTACCGTTCATAAATATGCAAGAACACCTATCTAACAACAACCCAGAACATGTTTAAACGAGCTGTATACTTTGTATTGGGAGAATGGAGAAAAACCAGTTGTGTAGCTCTGATAAACAGGAcaaaaactaattaaaaatatagaaaaaccaCAGTGGTTCGGGGTGAGGTACCGACCATGGTGaaagtttaatttgttttgtgtAATAGAACAGAAAAGAAAATCTTTTTTCTTGATTGAATTTCAATAAATGAATTAATTTTGTTATGTTGAGTGAATGGAACATTTTAATGACTTCCTTATTTGAGGTTGAAGATTCAGCTATAAACTTCAATTACTTAGATCATTTGGGATCAGCGAGTAAGTGCTCCAGAATGAAACAATATCTCTATTCAAATTTTACTACTTTTATTTGGTCATAAACCCATATTTGTATATATAACCGGATTTTTTATGCTGTTACTGTAGCTCCAATTTTGTCTCCTGCACCAGCAGCCGTTACCTCTTTACTGTCTTCAGATTTAGCCGGCTCGGGTGGAGCGTCATCTACACGGTATGTTATGTAAGCCGGTGATTTCGGTGGCATCCAATCCGGAACAATTTTTTCGTGCAGGCGCCAAACTCCGTATTCATTGGACAGGTGTTTCTCGAACACCACGTATTCAAGGCAATCTTTTACTAAGACTTCACTTCCATGCATCAGCCGTCCAAAGCGGTCATAGATGGCAAGCATTTGCTGTGTATGGAAGCGAACCGTAATTTGAGCGAATAGATTTTCTTTggaaatcacatccgtaacacgTGCATGTACAACTCGTGGTGGCTCCAACGATTGCAGGAATTTCCAGTGAATTGTTTTATCTGCTACATTATGCATTAATTCTGGATATGCTCGCTCAGTTACTAGCTCGCGAagtttgtatttatttttttctgccaatGTGTTGTGTGCATTAATATAAATATCTTGAGCTAGTGCCGCAAACTCTGATGTTTCAAAATCATCATCGTAATTACGAATCTTCCGAATAGCCATCatggattttgttttcttttctagCAGCTCAAACTTTTGCTTAGCCCCCTCTTTTGAAATCGCCGATATTTTACCGTCCCCTTCTGGCGGAACATACGGCTCGAATACACCACCTGTACAGCTAATATGGAAAGGTCGCTCCAGCCATGGCCTAGGAGGTAATAAACCACGttctttcattcttgttttCATTTGCTCATTACTTAAATCCTCTGCGCGTTCATTCAAATTAGGTATATCCACCTTGACATATTTGGCTTTACGCAATCGCTTCCATTTCGGATCCCAATGTTTGGTACGGCGATGACGTACTTGCTGTTGCTGTAAAGCAAGCATGTTCTGCAGTCCCGGCACTAgcaaacccgtttgtggaagcTACAAGATTCAACATTGCGATAGATTTCAGTGCAAAGTAATTGTCATGTAGAATACCTGCAGTAATTTGAATCCTATGCGATGAATAGAGGCCATTGAAGCCATGATTATTGTTTGCAATTGCAGGACGAGTTAAGTTTGATCAAAAACACTAGCTTCTTATAGGATTTTATTTTGACAGAAAAGCAATGTCAATTGTCAACAACTGCGGAATTCGTGTATTGAACCGGTTGaactatccagctttccacaagCGGTAATAAAggatagtgcacgcagcccattttgacgttttctgtaggtcgggtaacttcaacaaacaatgggcgttttgttatttaaatttcgtCGTGAACATGCacggatcaaaataaacaaaactgtttactaaagttgctatgctacgttgcaaaatttatatgtttttcacttcgtTACTGCCAGGAGGatggcaacatgctatctcttttATGAAAAATGAGTGAAGAGTCTTCCCGACTAAAGTGAAAAGTATATGGAACTATATGGGTAAGTATATGGGCGCCTGCCTCGGGGCTTTATTTtgaatagaccatttcacgaactaacaggtgtcacggatcctgctgatattgatgctgcttttacgtgcgttatgtcagcggttccgatattcattcatgaattgagttcacaaacgtctcgtaaaatggtctataaagCTTCGATGTGTTgcctactgtcaaacgtgtagagtttagatagggctgccatcccCTTGGTTACTGCGAGCGATTGAAAATCacccgacctacagaaaacgtcaaaatggattGCGTGCTCTGTCTTCCATTACCGCTCATGGAAAGCTggattgccatattttttgtacttcaaagtacgaaagaaaagtgtgaaattgactgtcagaggGGGGTTTGTATTGAGGGGTTaggtatatttattttcaggtgccattctaccaaaacttgaagtttgatatgtcgcaagccaagtttcagaaccattgtgcatatggtcaggttcagATTTTTGCTTTATCCTCGGCAAGaatggaaaacttggctgtagagcgtgctcatagcagTAATTaggaagttctgatggtacgcttaattttaaatgatgcgccgataattcttgattcttccggaaagttcATGTTTGAGTACTAAatattcgtacacattattatcatttttcggatggcagcaccgtacagtcgtaaacatggatactgaaaaaatgttTCACCATTCAGCAATCATGTATTGGCcgtgtcgtcagttgattttgacgttaagtatacatcatattaacagtgtataaattagttcaacttttgctcacgcgcagcgacaatcatgtccgatgaattctgcaagagtcagctATCTTGTTCCAGTCATCTTTGGTTTTACTtggaaaatgcagctctttcagatgatataaaaaactggtatagctaaacaacctaagagctagacacctttattttcatgaaaaatatttcgatggtACTCGATATCAgtagatatattttgatattgatcgtttatctgtcaattgacaacACTCTTACGATAGTATAACGTCAATGAGCCATGGTATTTATAGCGGGGTGCCTAAAACTGCAACGATAAATTCTTCGTAATatcgaatattggaaatatttcgcagTATTGTCGTCGCAGCACTAAATCGAAGTCGCGACTAGAGTTGTGAGCGACTTTTCGCTGCGACTTTACTGTCAAAGTCAAAATAAACTGCATTTcgttttcttcgttttctttGTTATTCAACATAGGAAGGAGTGCCAATTTTTAtttaagaaaataaataattagtgTTGGAGTTAGTTTATGAGCAATTGATAACAATATACTAAATAATGTTCGCCGAAAACATGCAAGTTCCAATACAGTATATCATGCGTTGTATGGGTACTTCTTTTTTGGGAATTCGAAGAAAAGATTTGGCACGAATATACAACAAGGCATTTTCAACCATTTGTGAATGGATATCGAAGTACGAGAAAGATGGATTTTATTCACGTAAACAGCGCCAGCAAGTTTATAAAAAGTTTGGAACAGAAAAGCGTTCCTGGATTATTCAACTGTACCGAAGAGATCTAATTCTGTTCCTTGACGAGGCTAAGGAGAAATTTCAGCTCCATTTTCACCAAAGCATCAGCGTTTCATCTATTTGTGTAATTTTACACGAATctgaattttcatggaaatttatTGAACGGAGAGCCATACAGATTCGTGATTGTGAAATCATTCGGTTTGTAAAGGAAATGATGTCTATTCCTTGGGACATCCACAACCTTGTTTTTCTCGATGAGGTAGCTTTCGATAACCGCGATATGCTAAGGAGAAAGGGGTACGGAGTTGtcggaaaaatataataaatataaattatttcaaatcTGATCCagcgaaaacaatttttaaacattGTGGTTATAAGGCAGGAGGGACTTTTCTACCTGAAAAAGGCCTTAGCCAAGATCATAAGACGATGGACTTTCATATTATTTCTAAATGTAATCGAAttaaaagagaaagaaaatctAGTGTAATTAGTTGAATAAACAGACAAAAAAGCATTAGACATatgaaatcttttatttttatctcagaAACAATGAATCAATTCACTCGTTTTTCAGATAATTTGGTAAGCATTTTTATAACACAAACACTCACATTCATAAAAAACATATACACGCattcatacatacacacacaaacacacacacatttgTACATACACACaatcatacatacacacatacacacattcattcatacacacattcatacatacacacattcaTGCATACACACattcatacatacacacatttaTTCGTAACcaatatatttaatttttttaattttttgcaatacaaAGGCTTCTCAAACGTTGTCTATGTCTTCGCAATCTGCTACTCTAGATGACAAAACTTGACTGAGTTCACTCTCCTGGGGTTGCAAGGACGTTTCCATCGTTGTAAATAGTTCGGACCCAGCTGCTCCTCTTTCTCTCATTGCACTCAGTCTACCAGCGACCGATTGTAGTATGTTCAAAGCCAAATTtacatcagtttctattttaGATATTTCATTCATCCATCCGTCATTCACAACGTTAGCCACTATCATTCCTCGATGCATCGCCTGCAGCCTTGCCGATTCCGACACTGCAGCCCATCTGAA from Wyeomyia smithii strain HCP4-BCI-WySm-NY-G18 chromosome 3, ASM2978416v1, whole genome shotgun sequence encodes the following:
- the LOC129730233 gene encoding V-type proton ATPase subunit E, which produces MALSDADVQKQIKHMMAFIEQEANEKAEEIDAKAEEEFNIEKGRLVQQQRLKIMEYYEKKEKQVELQKKIQSSNMLNQARLKVLKVRDDHVANVLEECRRRLGEVTRDQVRYGEVLSALITQGLLQLMEANVFVRGRQADAQLIQNVLPSAVAAYKKASGKEVEVRLDTDTYLPANTTGGIDLITQSGRIKISNTLESRLELIAQQLVPAIRNALFGLNVNRKFAD
- the LOC129730232 gene encoding probable 39S ribosomal protein L45, mitochondrial, producing MASMASIHRIGFKLLQLPQTGLLVPGLQNMLALQQQQVRHRRTKHWDPKWKRLRKAKYVKVDIPNLNERAEDLSNEQMKTRMKERGLLPPRPWLERPFHISCTGGVFEPYVPPEGDGKISAISKEGAKQKFELLEKKTKSMMAIRKIRNYDDDFETSEFAALAQDIYINAHNTLAEKNKYKLRELVTERAYPELMHNVADKTIHWKFLQSLEPPRVVHARVTDVISKENLFAQITVRFHTQQMLAIYDRFGRLMHGSEVLVKDCLEYVVFEKHLSNEYGVWRLHEKIVPDWMPPKSPAYITYRVDDAPPEPAKSEDSKEVTAAGAGDKIGATVTA